A window of Candidatus Dojkabacteria bacterium contains these coding sequences:
- a CDS encoding heavy metal translocating P-type ATPase: protein MLIKESYPIVGMHCASCKSLIERLVSKVEGVKEVAVNYAAEKMTVSYDNDVASLDDIKKAVASGGSYQLIQNVSGEVILASPPEVEKAHMSGHHHRHEHSQHTTKMSAGEHAAHLEELKLSEYNHLKRTVAWVGIASIPFFLYMVAMFLVSFSIIEFPMDMLGMVETGMTEISILWLIQFALATPIVFIGGKQFFQSAWSALKVRSANMDTLIALGTLTAWVYSTIVLFAPQLFEGVTGELELFYEAAVFITFFILLGRLLEMRARNRTREAVKNLIKLQAKEAIVLRNGEEVTVPIEQVALGDTVIVKPGGKVPVDGRITNGATTIDESMVTGESLPVERAVGDVVIGATINKTGSIQFEATKVGGDTVLAQIIRLVEDAQATQAPVQKLADKISSIFVPIVIVIALAAFLFWIFVAPQLGIIGVGADATQLAVYVLISVLIIACPCALGLATPTAVMVGTGKAATSGILVKDAQALETACNISTIVFDKTGTITKGEPEVVSHYLADSVDKENIYKVFYSVESKSEHPLAEAVVEFIKDDRASVSKVDVEQFKIVEGRGVEAMVNGKSVLIGNPKMMSENSVSTEGVQERLGQMLEEGNTVIVAAIDAEAVAIFAIADKVKDSSASAVERLHSMGIKTVMLTGDNEKTAKKIADEVGIDEVIAEVLPEEKLDIIIKLQSDLNRRKGEVLAMVGDGINDAPALAQADIGIAMGTGTDVAIESGDIVLVHGTLDKVVDSIKISKATMKAIKQNLFWAFGYNVVAIPVAAGLLFPILLSPIIASAAMALSSVSVVANSLRLRYIRTS from the coding sequence ATGCTAATCAAAGAATCATACCCAATTGTCGGGATGCACTGTGCCTCTTGCAAGAGTCTAATTGAAAGACTTGTCTCAAAAGTTGAAGGTGTGAAGGAGGTAGCTGTAAATTATGCTGCTGAAAAGATGACAGTGAGTTATGACAATGATGTAGCAAGCTTAGATGATATTAAAAAGGCAGTTGCGAGCGGCGGGAGCTATCAGTTAATTCAAAATGTGAGCGGCGAAGTTATTCTTGCTTCTCCCCCTGAAGTCGAGAAAGCTCATATGTCAGGGCACCATCATCGGCATGAGCACAGCCAACATACGACCAAGATGTCAGCAGGTGAGCACGCAGCCCATCTCGAGGAGTTAAAACTTAGCGAGTATAACCATCTGAAGAGGACAGTAGCATGGGTCGGAATCGCTTCGATACCATTCTTCCTGTACATGGTAGCAATGTTTTTGGTGAGCTTTTCGATAATTGAGTTTCCTATGGATATGCTTGGGATGGTAGAGACTGGGATGACTGAGATTTCCATTTTGTGGTTAATCCAATTTGCACTTGCCACCCCGATCGTGTTTATAGGTGGTAAGCAGTTTTTCCAGAGCGCATGGAGCGCGTTAAAAGTCCGCAGTGCAAATATGGATACCTTAATTGCTTTGGGCACTCTTACTGCGTGGGTTTACTCAACGATCGTACTATTTGCGCCGCAACTTTTTGAAGGAGTCACGGGTGAGCTAGAGCTGTTCTATGAAGCGGCGGTGTTTATTACATTTTTCATACTGCTAGGTAGATTGCTTGAAATGCGCGCACGAAATCGCACGCGCGAAGCGGTTAAGAACCTCATTAAATTGCAGGCAAAGGAAGCTATCGTGCTTCGCAATGGTGAAGAGGTCACAGTGCCGATTGAGCAGGTGGCTTTGGGAGATACAGTAATAGTAAAGCCGGGAGGCAAGGTCCCTGTAGACGGCAGGATAACTAATGGCGCAACTACGATCGACGAGTCAATGGTTACTGGTGAATCGCTACCAGTCGAGAGGGCTGTAGGAGATGTCGTAATTGGCGCGACAATAAATAAAACAGGGAGCATCCAATTTGAAGCCACCAAAGTAGGTGGCGATACAGTGCTTGCTCAGATCATTAGGCTTGTAGAAGATGCACAAGCTACACAAGCACCGGTTCAGAAGCTTGCGGACAAAATCTCTTCAATATTCGTCCCAATTGTCATTGTGATTGCACTCGCTGCATTTCTATTCTGGATCTTTGTCGCTCCGCAGCTAGGCATTATCGGTGTTGGTGCAGATGCTACACAGCTTGCGGTTTATGTTCTCATCTCTGTGTTAATAATAGCCTGCCCTTGTGCACTTGGCTTGGCAACTCCAACTGCAGTGATGGTTGGTACAGGGAAGGCTGCTACTAGCGGCATACTGGTGAAGGATGCTCAAGCTCTTGAGACTGCATGTAATATCAGTACGATAGTTTTCGACAAGACCGGAACGATTACGAAAGGAGAGCCAGAAGTTGTATCGCACTATCTAGCCGACAGTGTAGATAAAGAGAATATCTACAAGGTCTTCTACTCAGTCGAGAGCAAATCAGAGCATCCGCTTGCAGAGGCAGTTGTTGAATTTATAAAAGATGACCGTGCTTCAGTCAGCAAGGTTGATGTTGAGCAATTTAAGATTGTGGAGGGTCGCGGGGTCGAAGCGATGGTAAATGGAAAATCTGTGCTGATAGGGAATCCAAAGATGATGTCGGAAAATTCGGTATCCACTGAAGGGGTTCAGGAGAGGCTTGGACAGATGCTAGAAGAGGGCAATACTGTCATCGTAGCAGCTATAGATGCGGAGGCGGTGGCTATCTTTGCTATTGCAGATAAAGTTAAGGATAGCTCGGCTAGTGCTGTTGAAAGGCTGCACAGCATGGGGATTAAGACGGTGATGCTAACTGGAGACAATGAGAAAACAGCAAAGAAAATCGCAGACGAAGTGGGTATCGACGAAGTTATAGCAGAAGTCCTACCGGAGGAGAAGCTGGATATCATAATTAAACTGCAGAGCGATCTGAATAGGCGAAAAGGCGAGGTGCTAGCAATGGTTGGAGATGGGATAAATGATGCTCCTGCACTGGCACAGGCCGATATCGGCATCGCGATGGGTACTGGCACAGATGTGGCAATTGAATCAGGTGACATCGTGCTTGTACACGGTACGTTGGACAAAGTAGTCGACTCAATCAAGATATCAAAGGCTACTATGAAGGCGATAAAGCAAAATCTCTTTTGGGCATTTGGATACAATGTCGTGGCGATCCCAGTAGCTGCAGGACTACTGTTTCCAATACTTCTTTCGCCAATTATCGCAAGTGCTGCGATGGCCTTGAGCTCAGTATCCGTGGTGGCTAATAGCTTGCGGTTGAGATATATCCGCACATCATAA
- a CDS encoding heavy metal-associated domain-containing protein, with the protein MATYLIEGMHCESCAKLIGMELEDRELLGCTVDLGNSTITVPESLANLMDDIAEAISAAGEYSLGDKIN; encoded by the coding sequence ATGGCCACCTATCTTATCGAAGGCATGCACTGTGAGTCATGTGCAAAGCTAATAGGCATGGAGCTTGAAGATAGAGAGCTACTTGGCTGTACTGTTGACCTTGGGAATAGCACAATTACAGTTCCCGAATCACTCGCAAATCTGATGGACGATATCGCCGAGGCAATTAGCGCTGCAGGTGAGTACTCACTGGGCGACAAAATTAACTAA
- a CDS encoding cupredoxin domain-containing protein: protein MNIKIERGTLVVLGIFVAVPMLFILLLAFAKGPADSGSNPTGDAQADSEVSISVSGGDISPSKIQIPAGENVLLKVKNDGASGCTSSLISRSLFKGPLSLGQEGDEVEQIIRAEEPGNYTITCWMGMVGMDVEAI from the coding sequence ATGAATATAAAAATTGAAAGAGGAACATTGGTGGTATTGGGTATTTTCGTCGCGGTGCCTATGTTGTTCATACTGCTTCTGGCATTTGCCAAAGGACCAGCTGATAGCGGGTCAAATCCTACAGGAGATGCGCAGGCAGATTCCGAGGTGTCAATTTCGGTAAGCGGTGGTGATATTAGCCCTTCGAAGATCCAGATCCCTGCCGGCGAAAATGTACTATTGAAGGTAAAGAATGATGGGGCATCAGGATGTACAAGCTCGCTTATCAGCCGTAGCCTGTTCAAGGGACCACTCAGTTTGGGACAAGAGGGTGACGAGGTAGAGCAGATAATTAGGGCGGAGGAACCAGGGAATTACACTATCACTTGTTGGATGGGAATGGTAGGTATGGATGTAGAAGCAATTTAA
- a CDS encoding cytochrome b5 domain-containing protein → MSKGMLAGFSMFAVIVGALGVYLIVSAPQNDDVLGSEERGISMAEVALHNSKEDCWTVIDGKVYELNSFILSHPGGDKILEACGVDATEKFNTQGGEGFHSAAAKAILAGLQIGTLE, encoded by the coding sequence ATGTCGAAAGGGATGCTTGCCGGATTTTCTATGTTTGCCGTGATTGTCGGTGCGCTGGGCGTGTACCTGATTGTCTCTGCACCGCAGAATGATGATGTGCTTGGTTCTGAGGAAAGGGGCATTAGCATGGCAGAGGTGGCGCTGCACAATAGTAAGGAAGATTGTTGGACAGTAATTGATGGCAAGGTGTATGAGCTAAATAGCTTCATACTCTCACACCCGGGTGGGGATAAGATTTTGGAAGCGTGCGGTGTTGATGCGACCGAGAAATTCAACACTCAAGGTGGTGAGGGTTTTCACTCTGCTGCAGCCAAGGCAATACTCGCCGGTTTGCAGATAGGTACGCTGGAATAA
- a CDS encoding M48 family metalloprotease — protein MKSSYKELVKIERHSFIGLVVIIVAYATLLLALFQAVKVHYSIELYNSLYLLGIQCMDFARNLLLARLGSSSIHVIVLAAALIFLFRGITIAIINQVRTYSFVKSLETAGFNGRYFRIRSDDPLAFTYGLFNPKIYISDWYLEKLTKDEIEAVILHEESHINSKDNLKKSLLRLFQFSLPGLSTRIIRELNWEKISEAKADAHVVERLGSNQPLLSAMLKVSNSTFKFNSKFSLNYFFEDSNVGRVDFLTDIISLKVNYRKLLLFAFLPLLMVWFIYAERSLVFSASDNSEGHVVNMVPGTCTDTVLPGYKSDDKPFSPIINQSFR, from the coding sequence ATGAAAAGTAGCTACAAAGAGCTAGTAAAAATCGAAAGACACTCATTTATCGGATTGGTGGTGATAATAGTGGCATATGCTACGCTGCTGCTGGCGTTATTTCAGGCTGTGAAGGTGCATTATTCGATCGAGCTGTACAATTCGCTGTACCTTCTGGGCATACAATGCATGGATTTTGCTCGCAATCTTCTGCTTGCAAGACTCGGAAGCTCATCAATACATGTAATCGTCCTTGCAGCCGCACTTATATTCCTCTTCAGAGGGATTACGATTGCAATAATTAACCAAGTACGCACATACAGCTTTGTGAAGTCGCTCGAGACGGCAGGATTTAATGGCAGATATTTCAGGATTAGATCGGATGATCCATTGGCTTTCACCTATGGACTTTTCAATCCAAAAATCTATATCTCCGACTGGTATCTCGAGAAATTAACAAAGGATGAGATCGAGGCTGTCATACTGCATGAGGAATCGCATATTAACAGTAAAGACAACCTGAAAAAGAGCCTGTTAAGATTGTTCCAATTTTCACTCCCGGGGTTATCAACCAGGATAATTCGAGAGCTGAACTGGGAGAAGATTTCTGAAGCGAAGGCAGATGCACATGTGGTTGAGAGGCTCGGCTCAAATCAGCCGCTTCTTTCGGCGATGCTGAAAGTCTCAAATAGCACATTTAAGTTCAACAGTAAATTCTCGCTTAACTATTTTTTTGAGGACTCAAATGTCGGGAGGGTCGATTTTCTTACTGATATAATCTCTCTCAAGGTAAACTACAGGAAATTGCTTCTGTTTGCCTTCCTACCACTGCTGATGGTCTGGTTTATATATGCTGAACGCTCTCTAGTATTCTCAGCATCAGATAATAGTGAAGGTCATGTGGTTAATATGGTGCCTGGTACCTGTACAGATACTGTACTACCGGGATATAAGTCAGATGACAAGCCGTTTTCCCCAATTATTAATCAGTCCTTTAGATAA
- a CDS encoding BlaI/MecI/CopY family transcriptional regulator, whose protein sequence is MARVILGELEQKIMHVMWESKGSLKPSEVLERIGEGYAYTTIMTSLVRLSGKGLLKREKVGKAYKYSCAKSKESFLKKNLSKVFSTLFDDYGDLVISQFVDTLADDPESIRKLKKAIDEK, encoded by the coding sequence ATGGCTAGAGTGATTCTAGGAGAACTAGAGCAGAAAATAATGCATGTAATGTGGGAATCGAAGGGGTCGTTGAAACCATCCGAGGTTCTTGAAAGAATAGGTGAGGGGTATGCATATACGACAATCATGACCTCCTTGGTACGACTCTCGGGTAAGGGACTACTAAAGCGTGAGAAGGTTGGGAAAGCGTATAAGTACAGCTGCGCTAAGAGCAAAGAAAGTTTCTTGAAAAAGAACCTTTCAAAAGTATTTTCGACGCTGTTCGATGATTACGGGGATCTAGTAATTTCGCAGTTTGTAGATACTCTGGCAGACGACCCGGAAAGCATCCGTAAACTAAAGAAAGCAATAGATGAAAAGTAG